From Pontibacter actiniarum, a single genomic window includes:
- a CDS encoding acyltransferase family protein: protein MKQHFQQIDVVKGLAIVAVLLLHSLSRASLLHSYAVYHIWQAVPLFMVVMGLNLGLSVHGRTQQLKQLYTRQYFSKKAVRILTPFFIVFLLSVPLGVLWQWATGADVLAFSWYTAVGVLPVTGKGNYFITLLLQSIVLLPLIGYASSRRPILTTLVLVLLEVLFQVWAAHFAYFDQNDYLYDAAFPRYFTAIAYGLWLAQLAQRPFRWRYTVLLAALGAVSAFFLWLFTYQQVELPFLRQAWQPQQLLTFGYAALLVWLALRLLPASSTALALRFLAALGKASYHIFLVQVVYFGLADKQSPLLLNLLTCLVLGYTFYQVEKRLQA, encoded by the coding sequence ATGAAGCAGCATTTCCAGCAGATAGATGTCGTGAAAGGGCTCGCCATTGTGGCGGTGCTGCTGCTGCACTCACTTAGCCGCGCCAGTTTACTGCACAGCTATGCCGTGTACCACATCTGGCAGGCGGTGCCGCTCTTTATGGTGGTGATGGGGCTGAACCTGGGCCTGTCGGTGCACGGAAGAACGCAGCAGCTGAAGCAGCTCTACACCCGGCAGTACTTCTCGAAAAAAGCAGTCCGTATCCTTACCCCGTTTTTCATCGTCTTTCTGCTGTCTGTGCCTCTGGGCGTTTTGTGGCAATGGGCGACGGGCGCAGACGTACTGGCGTTCAGCTGGTACACTGCGGTAGGCGTGCTCCCGGTTACCGGCAAAGGCAACTACTTCATCACGCTGCTGCTGCAGTCCATCGTGCTGCTTCCCCTGATCGGGTATGCCTCCAGCCGGAGGCCAATCCTTACCACCCTTGTGCTGGTGCTGCTGGAAGTGCTTTTCCAGGTTTGGGCGGCACATTTCGCTTACTTCGACCAGAACGATTACCTCTACGATGCAGCCTTCCCGAGGTACTTTACCGCTATTGCCTACGGCCTGTGGCTGGCACAATTGGCACAGCGGCCTTTCCGATGGCGGTACACCGTGCTTTTGGCAGCCCTGGGTGCCGTATCGGCTTTTTTCCTGTGGCTATTTACCTATCAGCAGGTGGAGCTGCCTTTTTTGCGCCAGGCCTGGCAGCCGCAGCAGTTACTGACCTTTGGGTATGCAGCGCTCCTGGTGTGGCTGGCTCTCCGCCTGCTTCCCGCATCCTCCACGGCTCTTGCCCTGCGGTTTCTCGCAGCACTGGGGAAAGCTTCCTACCACATCTTCCTGGTGCAGGTCGTGTACTTCGGTTTGGCAGATAAGCAGTCGCCGCTGTTGTTAAACCTGCTTACCTGCCTCGTGCTCGGGTATACCTTCTATCAGGTGGAGAAACGGCTGCAGGCATAA
- a CDS encoding TolC family protein, protein MKKTSKSLLLALGLSLAGASAATAQQDPGADGVWTLQEAVEYAKLHNLQVRQALIDKQGADVNLRQSKFTRLPSLNGGASHSYNYGTSIDPLTNEFQNQQIRSNNFSATAAVPLFQGLQLQKQVKQNEILVEATANDVLSTQNDITLQILTSYLNILFANEVVKTAELQQASTQQQLDRTRILFEAGSVAETNVLELESQLASDELNLINAQNQIEISRLNLIQLLDLDNPESFEIVVPEVPAPDTNITIVSPDQVYDVAVQTLPEIKAADLRIQSAETGVGIARGAYYPRLSLNGSLFTGYSSSRSLFSNDAVEGEYIRQDIGFQNPDGTVPVSVYVPRTVTTVTETPFWDQIDENYGKSIAFSLSIPVFNGLQARSAVERAKLTRETAQLNAELQRNQLRQNIEQAAADAQAALRSYVASRRQVESLERSYRNAELRLNAGIINSTDFNVISNDYRRAQSDLLQAKYDYIFKLKVLDFYQGKDISF, encoded by the coding sequence ATGAAAAAAACATCAAAAAGCTTATTGCTGGCCCTGGGGCTTTCGCTGGCAGGTGCTTCGGCTGCAACGGCGCAGCAGGACCCGGGCGCAGACGGGGTCTGGACACTGCAGGAGGCCGTGGAGTATGCCAAGCTGCACAACCTGCAGGTGCGGCAAGCTTTGATAGACAAGCAGGGGGCGGATGTAAACCTGAGGCAGTCGAAGTTTACCCGGCTGCCCAGCTTGAACGGCGGCGCTTCCCACAGCTACAACTACGGAACCTCCATCGACCCGCTGACCAACGAGTTTCAAAACCAGCAGATCAGATCCAACAACTTTTCTGCCACAGCCGCAGTGCCGCTCTTCCAGGGGCTGCAGCTACAGAAGCAGGTAAAGCAGAACGAGATCCTGGTAGAGGCCACCGCCAATGACGTGCTCTCCACCCAAAACGACATCACGCTACAGATACTCACCTCTTACCTCAACATCCTGTTTGCCAATGAGGTCGTAAAAACGGCTGAGCTGCAGCAGGCGAGCACACAGCAGCAGTTAGACCGCACGCGCATTCTGTTTGAGGCAGGCAGCGTGGCCGAAACCAACGTGCTGGAGCTGGAGTCGCAGCTGGCCTCCGATGAGCTGAACCTGATCAACGCGCAGAATCAAATCGAGATATCACGCCTCAACCTGATTCAGCTGCTGGACCTCGACAACCCCGAGTCGTTTGAGATTGTAGTGCCGGAGGTGCCGGCCCCGGACACGAACATCACCATTGTGTCTCCCGACCAGGTGTATGACGTGGCCGTACAGACACTGCCGGAGATTAAAGCAGCCGACCTGCGCATACAGAGCGCCGAAACAGGGGTGGGCATTGCCAGGGGCGCCTACTATCCGCGCCTGTCTTTAAACGGCTCGCTTTTCACTGGCTACTCCAGCTCCCGCTCCCTTTTCAGCAACGATGCAGTGGAAGGAGAGTACATCCGGCAGGACATTGGCTTCCAAAACCCGGACGGCACCGTGCCGGTATCTGTTTACGTTCCCAGAACAGTGACCACAGTAACAGAAACGCCTTTCTGGGACCAGATTGACGAGAACTACGGTAAGTCTATCGCCTTCTCGCTCTCTATCCCGGTTTTTAACGGCCTGCAGGCCCGCAGTGCTGTAGAGCGGGCAAAACTAACCCGTGAGACGGCCCAGCTGAATGCCGAGCTGCAGCGCAACCAGCTACGCCAGAACATAGAACAGGCCGCCGCCGACGCACAGGCTGCCCTGCGCAGCTACGTTGCCAGCCGCCGCCAGGTGGAGTCTCTGGAAAGAAGCTACCGAAACGCTGAGCTGCGCCTGAACGCCGGCATCATCAACTCTACGGATTTCAACGTGATCTCGAACGACTACCGCCGCGCACAGTCTGACCTGTTGCAGGCCAAGTACGATTATATCTTCAAACTTAAAGTTCTGGACTTTTACCAAGGAAAAGACATTTCTTTCTAA
- a CDS encoding methyltransferase RsmF C-terminal domain-like protein, producing MQLPVSFTERMQRLLGLQEYQQFLNALQQTPPVSIRVNKAKATAAAGLAAVPWAAAGRYLPVRPSFTLDPAIHAGAYYVQEASSMFVEQALRQAVNLEQPLQVLDLCGAPGGKSTHLASLISEDSLLVSNEVIRSRASILAENVAKWGSGNVLVTSNDPRDFGRLPDFFDVMVVDAPCSGEGMFRKDPQAVQEWSEENVKLCAQRQQRILMDVWDALKPGGLLVYSTCTWNEQENEENVAWLSEQEGVESIRLELQPEWGVVPTQLGGVEGYRFYPHRVQGEGFFMAVVRKAGEEAAISHGKSKKKKYKLTPAGKKEKALVENWLLEPEHYTFLQYGEVITALPAYLFEAADEVYQHLYVVYAGTELAEVKGKKLKPLQGLALSQQLNKAAFQVAELDLEQALRYLRKEDISLGTNGNDWLLLQYKGLPLGWAKQIGSRVNNYYPKEWRIRMDLPQELPETTVLAS from the coding sequence ATGCAACTCCCTGTTTCTTTCACCGAACGCATGCAGCGCCTGCTTGGGCTGCAAGAGTACCAGCAGTTTCTGAACGCCCTGCAGCAGACCCCTCCGGTCAGCATCCGGGTTAACAAAGCCAAGGCAACGGCGGCGGCCGGGCTGGCCGCTGTGCCCTGGGCCGCAGCGGGCCGTTACCTGCCTGTGCGGCCATCCTTCACCCTGGACCCCGCCATTCATGCGGGCGCGTACTATGTGCAGGAGGCAAGCTCCATGTTTGTGGAGCAGGCCCTGCGGCAGGCGGTAAACCTGGAGCAGCCGCTGCAGGTGCTGGACCTCTGTGGCGCTCCCGGCGGTAAATCGACGCACCTGGCCAGCTTAATCTCAGAAGACAGTCTGCTGGTATCCAACGAGGTTATTCGCAGCCGGGCATCTATCCTGGCGGAGAACGTGGCCAAGTGGGGCAGCGGCAATGTGCTCGTCACCAGTAACGACCCACGCGACTTTGGCCGGTTACCCGACTTCTTTGATGTGATGGTAGTGGATGCCCCCTGTAGCGGTGAGGGCATGTTCCGCAAAGACCCGCAGGCCGTGCAGGAGTGGTCAGAGGAGAACGTGAAGCTCTGCGCCCAGCGCCAGCAACGCATCCTGATGGATGTGTGGGACGCCCTGAAGCCGGGCGGGCTGCTGGTTTACAGCACCTGCACCTGGAATGAGCAGGAAAACGAGGAAAACGTTGCCTGGCTTTCGGAGCAGGAAGGGGTGGAAAGTATAAGACTTGAGTTACAGCCCGAATGGGGCGTGGTGCCAACGCAGTTGGGAGGCGTGGAAGGCTATCGTTTCTACCCGCACCGCGTACAGGGCGAAGGCTTTTTTATGGCGGTGGTACGCAAGGCGGGAGAGGAGGCTGCCATCAGCCACGGCAAAAGCAAAAAGAAGAAGTATAAACTCACGCCGGCTGGCAAGAAAGAAAAGGCACTGGTGGAGAACTGGCTGCTGGAGCCGGAGCACTACACGTTCCTGCAGTACGGGGAAGTGATCACGGCACTGCCGGCATACCTTTTCGAAGCTGCCGATGAAGTATACCAGCACCTCTACGTGGTGTATGCGGGCACCGAGCTGGCAGAGGTTAAAGGTAAAAAACTCAAGCCGCTACAGGGGCTGGCGCTCTCGCAGCAGCTGAACAAGGCAGCGTTTCAGGTAGCGGAGCTAGACCTGGAGCAGGCCTTGCGCTACCTTCGCAAAGAAGACATTAGCCTGGGCACCAACGGTAACGACTGGCTGCTGCTGCAGTACAAGGGCTTGCCACTGGGTTGGGCCAAACAAATAGGCAGCCGCGTCAATAACTATTACCCGAAAGAGTGGCGCATCCGGATGGACCTACCGCAGGAACTGCCGGAAACAACTGTCTTGGCATCCTAA
- the sdaAB gene encoding L-serine ammonia-lyase, iron-sulfur-dependent subunit beta, which translates to MAEKSSVFDMIGPVMIGPSSSHTAGVVRIARAAIRILGAAPEEATITFYNSFARTYEGHGSDRAIIAGLLDFKTDDKRIKEAFDHAKERGLKYTFRSVGNASTMHPNTIKLNLKANDREVEVIGQSRGGGVINISEVDGFSSSFSATLHTLIIDAADVKGSIAFIASVLAHDDCNIATMNVSRKGRNEQARQFIEMDSGIKPITLEYLKQLDWVKHVIYIPNIDL; encoded by the coding sequence ATGGCTGAGAAAAGCAGCGTTTTCGATATGATTGGGCCTGTGATGATAGGGCCATCCAGCTCACACACGGCTGGGGTGGTACGGATTGCCAGAGCTGCCATCCGGATTCTGGGTGCAGCACCTGAGGAAGCGACCATTACCTTTTACAACTCGTTTGCCCGCACCTATGAGGGCCACGGCAGTGACCGCGCCATTATCGCCGGCCTGCTCGATTTTAAGACCGACGACAAGCGCATCAAGGAGGCGTTTGACCATGCAAAGGAGCGGGGCCTGAAGTATACTTTCCGATCGGTAGGCAATGCCTCCACCATGCACCCTAACACCATCAAGCTCAACCTGAAAGCCAACGACCGCGAGGTGGAGGTGATCGGGCAGAGCCGGGGCGGGGGCGTGATCAACATTTCGGAGGTAGACGGTTTCTCGTCCAGCTTTTCCGCCACCCTGCACACCCTCATTATTGATGCGGCCGATGTGAAAGGCAGCATCGCCTTTATCGCGTCCGTACTGGCCCACGACGACTGCAATATCGCCACCATGAACGTGTCGCGCAAAGGCCGTAACGAGCAGGCCCGGCAGTTCATCGAAATGGACTCCGGCATTAAGCCGATCACGCTGGAGTACCTGAAGCAGCTGGACTGGGTGAAGCACGTGATCTACATCCCGAACATCGATCTATAA
- a CDS encoding (deoxy)nucleoside triphosphate pyrophosphohydrolase: MKVICALLEQHGRVLVTQRSENMREPLLWEFPGGKLEAGESEQECLVRELREELTLSVEPVLRLSPVVHHSPDRTIELIPYICMYHGGAIQLIEHRAYQWAKQDELPNYAWCPADLPIVQEYLALKRG, encoded by the coding sequence ATGAAAGTAATATGTGCCTTACTGGAGCAGCACGGGCGGGTGTTGGTTACGCAACGCAGTGAAAACATGCGGGAGCCGCTGCTGTGGGAGTTTCCGGGCGGCAAGCTGGAGGCCGGGGAATCGGAGCAGGAGTGCCTGGTGCGAGAACTGCGGGAGGAGCTTACCCTTTCCGTTGAGCCGGTCCTGCGCTTATCTCCCGTCGTACACCACTCCCCAGACCGCACCATTGAGCTGATACCTTACATTTGCATGTACCACGGCGGCGCCATACAACTGATCGAGCACCGGGCCTACCAATGGGCCAAACAGGACGAGCTGCCCAACTATGCCTGGTGCCCAGCCGACCTGCCCATTGTGCAGGAGTACCTCGCCCTGAAAAGGGGCTAA
- a CDS encoding tryptophan 2,3-dioxygenase family protein → MKHAFKPEVLEQLQRLEEKYVPLGQDLAAYLEGLFHTNFLTYWDYIHLDTLLSLQNPRTNIPDEKIFIMYHQITELYFKLCLEEFRQIGEDKEITVEVLMRRLKRINRYFDNLINSFDVMVDGMDPKQFLQFRMALMPASGFQSVQYRMIEIASTDLRNLVDKAKRAALGLESTQEEMIGCIYWKEGATEVASGAKTLTLLQFEEKYTGQLIAFAKEYADKNVWHVYKRLPEEDQQNPKLIEALRALDSNVNVNWPLMHYKSAVRYLQRDPEVIAATGGTNWQKYLPPRFQKRVFYPELWREQELEEWGKGWVDKVLNGDL, encoded by the coding sequence ATGAAGCATGCGTTTAAACCCGAAGTGCTGGAGCAGCTACAGCGGCTGGAAGAAAAATATGTGCCCCTGGGGCAGGATTTGGCTGCTTACCTGGAAGGGCTTTTCCACACGAACTTCCTCACGTACTGGGACTACATTCACCTGGACACGCTGCTGAGCCTGCAAAACCCGCGCACCAACATCCCGGACGAGAAGATCTTTATCATGTATCATCAGATCACGGAGCTGTACTTTAAGCTTTGCCTGGAGGAGTTTAGGCAGATTGGTGAGGATAAGGAGATTACGGTTGAGGTGCTCATGCGTCGCTTAAAGCGAATCAACCGCTATTTCGATAACCTGATCAACTCTTTTGATGTGATGGTGGACGGCATGGACCCCAAGCAGTTTCTGCAGTTCCGGATGGCCCTGATGCCTGCCAGCGGCTTTCAGTCGGTGCAGTACCGCATGATTGAGATTGCCTCTACAGACCTGCGCAACCTGGTGGATAAGGCCAAGCGCGCGGCCCTGGGGCTGGAGAGCACGCAGGAAGAGATGATTGGCTGTATTTACTGGAAAGAGGGCGCCACCGAAGTGGCCTCCGGCGCCAAAACCCTGACGCTGCTTCAGTTCGAGGAAAAATACACCGGCCAGCTTATTGCGTTTGCAAAGGAATACGCAGACAAGAATGTATGGCATGTGTACAAACGCCTGCCGGAGGAAGACCAGCAAAACCCGAAGCTGATAGAGGCCCTGCGCGCCCTGGACAGCAACGTAAACGTAAACTGGCCCCTGATGCACTACAAGTCGGCGGTGCGCTACCTGCAACGGGACCCGGAGGTGATTGCCGCTACCGGCGGTACCAACTGGCAGAAGTACCTGCCGCCGCGTTTCCAGAAGCGTGTTTTCTACCCCGAGCTGTGGCGTGAGCAGGAGCTGGAAGAATGGGGCAAAGGCTGGGTCGACAAAGTGCTGAACGGCGATTTGTAG
- a CDS encoding class I SAM-dependent rRNA methyltransferase codes for MSLTKLYLAPGKEHSLKRQHPWVFSGAIRKADGELAEGDVVEVYSSKREFLGMGHYAPGSIAVRIFSFEQAEPDYAFWKQKVQKAYDYRQRLGLVNNPNTDVYRLVYAEGDGVPGLIVDFYKDTAVVQTHTVGMYSVRGHVSQALQEIYGDRLRAVYDKSAESLPPKAPVEAQNGYLYGQSEGGVVVTENGNRFYIDWETGQKTGFFIDQRENRDLLARYVQGKAVLNTFCYTGGFSVYALNAGAKEVHSVDVSKKAIELTVKNGELSQAPEKHEAYAVDTFEFLKGKEDMYDVIVLDPPAFAKSQKVRHNALMGYKRLNAEAMKKIKPGGILFTFSCSQVVDKYLFNNTIMAAAIEAGRNIKIMHHLSQPADHPISIFHPEGEYLKGLVLFVE; via the coding sequence ATGTCACTTACCAAATTATACTTAGCGCCAGGCAAGGAGCACTCGCTGAAGCGCCAGCACCCATGGGTGTTTTCCGGGGCGATCAGAAAAGCAGACGGAGAGCTGGCAGAAGGCGACGTAGTAGAGGTCTACTCCAGCAAGCGCGAATTCTTAGGCATGGGCCACTACGCGCCGGGCTCTATTGCCGTACGCATTTTCTCGTTTGAGCAAGCCGAGCCGGATTACGCTTTCTGGAAGCAGAAAGTGCAGAAGGCCTATGACTACCGTCAGCGCCTCGGCCTGGTAAATAACCCCAATACCGACGTGTACCGGCTGGTATATGCCGAGGGAGACGGTGTGCCCGGCCTGATCGTGGACTTTTATAAAGACACGGCTGTGGTGCAGACGCACACCGTAGGCATGTACAGCGTGCGCGGGCATGTGTCGCAGGCCCTGCAGGAGATCTATGGCGACAGGCTGCGGGCCGTGTACGATAAGAGTGCGGAGTCGCTGCCGCCAAAGGCACCGGTCGAAGCGCAGAACGGCTACCTCTATGGCCAGTCAGAGGGCGGCGTTGTGGTGACGGAAAACGGTAACCGCTTTTACATCGATTGGGAAACAGGGCAGAAAACCGGCTTCTTTATCGACCAGCGCGAAAACCGCGACCTGCTGGCGCGCTACGTGCAGGGCAAGGCCGTGCTGAACACCTTCTGCTATACCGGAGGGTTCTCGGTATACGCCCTGAACGCCGGGGCCAAAGAGGTGCATTCGGTGGATGTGTCTAAGAAAGCCATTGAGCTGACAGTGAAGAACGGGGAGCTGAGCCAGGCGCCGGAAAAGCACGAGGCGTATGCTGTAGACACCTTTGAGTTTCTGAAGGGCAAGGAAGACATGTACGATGTGATCGTGCTGGACCCTCCTGCCTTTGCCAAAAGCCAGAAAGTGCGCCACAATGCCTTAATGGGTTACAAGCGCTTAAATGCCGAGGCGATGAAAAAGATAAAGCCGGGCGGTATACTGTTTACCTTCTCCTGCTCCCAGGTGGTAGACAAATACCTGTTTAACAACACCATCATGGCGGCAGCCATCGAGGCGGGGCGCAATATCAAGATCATGCACCACCTCTCACAGCCAGCAGACCACCCTATCTCTATTTTCCATCCGGAAGGTGAGTACCTGAAAGGGCTTGTGCTGTTTGTGGAGTAG
- a CDS encoding efflux RND transporter periplasmic adaptor subunit: MAKKKSRLIPILIGVLVLLLIVIVVAKKQGWIGQEEGTEVVLAAAKPADIVEKVSASGKVQPETEVKISPDVSGEIIELNVEEGDSVVKGQLLLRIRPDNYQSMVDAQQASVNTMRANLAQAKARLAQAQANFAQVEQNYKRNRPLFEQKVISQSEWQEIEANYLATKQEVESARQSVRASEFNVQNAQASLKDARENLNKTTIYAPVSGTVSKLNVEQGERVVGTSQMAGTEIMRIANLNNMEVRVNVNENDIIRVALGDSVIVEVDSYTSRDEKFKGVVTSIANTAKDATTLEAVTEFEVRIRLLNQSYDHLRKNISRPFRPGMTASVDIITDKKSNVLSVPLSAVTTRSTDMPDAEEPGENEEEAPQDQQQAKPAAPAQVEEVVFVYDEASNTVQTAKVKTGISDFEHIEIISGLKPGQKVVAGPFRAVSKTLKDGAKVAVKDEQSLNKQAIAAETNED; this comes from the coding sequence ATGGCTAAGAAAAAATCAAGGCTTATCCCTATCCTGATCGGTGTACTGGTGCTGTTGCTGATCGTTATTGTCGTCGCCAAAAAACAAGGCTGGATAGGCCAGGAAGAAGGCACAGAGGTAGTACTCGCAGCGGCCAAGCCCGCCGATATTGTTGAGAAGGTAAGCGCATCGGGCAAGGTGCAGCCGGAGACGGAGGTAAAGATCAGCCCGGACGTGTCCGGTGAGATTATTGAGCTGAATGTGGAGGAGGGCGACTCTGTTGTAAAAGGGCAGCTGCTGCTCCGTATTCGCCCGGACAACTACCAGTCTATGGTGGATGCGCAGCAAGCCTCTGTCAACACCATGCGCGCGAACCTGGCGCAGGCAAAGGCAAGACTGGCGCAGGCGCAGGCCAATTTTGCCCAGGTGGAGCAGAACTACAAACGCAACCGGCCCCTGTTTGAGCAGAAAGTAATCTCTCAGTCTGAGTGGCAGGAGATCGAGGCAAACTACCTGGCTACCAAGCAAGAGGTAGAGTCGGCACGCCAGAGCGTGAGAGCCTCTGAGTTTAACGTGCAGAACGCCCAGGCCTCCCTGAAAGACGCCCGCGAGAACCTCAACAAAACCACTATTTACGCCCCGGTAAGCGGCACCGTATCCAAACTGAACGTAGAGCAGGGCGAGCGCGTGGTAGGTACGTCGCAGATGGCCGGCACAGAGATCATGCGTATTGCCAACCTCAACAACATGGAGGTGCGCGTTAACGTGAACGAGAACGACATCATCCGCGTGGCCCTGGGCGACTCCGTTATCGTGGAGGTTGACTCCTACACCAGCCGCGACGAAAAGTTCAAAGGCGTGGTCACCTCCATCGCCAACACAGCCAAAGACGCCACCACGCTGGAAGCCGTGACCGAGTTCGAGGTACGCATCCGCCTGCTGAACCAGTCTTACGACCACTTGCGTAAAAACATCTCGCGGCCGTTCCGCCCGGGCATGACCGCCTCCGTAGACATCATCACAGACAAGAAATCAAATGTATTATCTGTACCTTTGTCGGCGGTAACCACCCGCTCTACGGATATGCCGGACGCTGAGGAGCCAGGCGAGAACGAGGAAGAAGCTCCGCAGGACCAGCAGCAGGCAAAGCCAGCGGCACCAGCACAGGTTGAGGAAGTGGTGTTTGTGTATGACGAGGCAAGCAACACCGTGCAGACGGCCAAGGTAAAAACAGGCATCAGCGACTTTGAGCACATTGAGATCATCAGCGGACTGAAGCCTGGGCAGAAAGTAGTTGCCGGGCCGTTCAGAGCGGTGTCCAAGACATTGAAAGACGGCGCCAAAGTAGCGGTGAAGGATGAGCAGTCGCTAAACAAGCAGGCGATTGCCGCAGAGACTAACGAAGATTAA
- a CDS encoding NAD(P)H-dependent glycerol-3-phosphate dehydrogenase, which translates to MEKVAVIGGGSWATALVKILSENKSQINWWMRNADDVQHLINYRHNPRYLSQVSFDLNYVKPSTDIQAVVASSDWVILAVPAAFVQLALADLPADAFAGKVIVSAIKGMIPRENILITEYMERAYAVPNSHQLVIAGPCHAEEVALEKQSYLTIGSHDMTTAERFCALLRNRYVKANPLDDLDGIEYCAVMKNVIALACGIARGLNFGDNFQAVLVSNAMFEIERFLDSIMPIHRDLSGSAYLGDLLVTAYSQFSRNRTFGNMIGRGYTVKSAQVEMNMVAEGYYAVQSIYELNKKLQVAMPITDAVYHILYERIAPAVEFEILKDKFR; encoded by the coding sequence TTGGAAAAAGTAGCAGTAATTGGAGGAGGAAGCTGGGCCACAGCCCTAGTCAAGATCCTTTCCGAAAACAAATCACAGATTAACTGGTGGATGCGCAACGCAGACGATGTGCAGCACCTGATAAATTACAGGCACAACCCGCGCTATCTCAGCCAGGTGTCGTTTGACCTGAACTACGTAAAACCGTCCACGGACATACAGGCCGTTGTGGCCTCCTCGGACTGGGTGATCTTGGCAGTGCCAGCAGCATTCGTGCAGCTGGCACTTGCCGATTTACCGGCAGACGCCTTTGCCGGCAAGGTGATTGTTTCGGCCATTAAGGGCATGATCCCGAGGGAAAACATCCTGATCACGGAGTACATGGAGCGGGCCTATGCGGTGCCGAACTCGCACCAGCTGGTAATAGCCGGGCCCTGCCATGCCGAAGAAGTGGCGCTGGAGAAGCAGTCGTACCTGACCATCGGCTCCCACGACATGACGACGGCCGAGCGCTTCTGCGCCCTGCTGCGCAACCGCTACGTGAAAGCCAACCCGCTCGACGACCTCGACGGCATTGAGTACTGCGCCGTGATGAAGAACGTGATTGCCCTGGCCTGCGGCATTGCCCGCGGCCTGAACTTCGGGGATAACTTTCAGGCGGTTCTTGTTTCCAATGCCATGTTCGAGATCGAGCGCTTCCTGGACTCCATCATGCCGATCCACCGCGACCTGAGCGGCTCCGCCTACCTTGGCGACCTGCTAGTGACGGCCTACTCTCAGTTTAGCCGCAACCGCACCTTCGGTAACATGATCGGGCGAGGCTATACCGTAAAATCGGCGCAGGTGGAAATGAACATGGTGGCAGAAGGGTACTATGCGGTGCAGAGCATCTACGAGCTCAACAAAAAGCTGCAGGTAGCGATGCCCATCACCGATGCCGTATACCACATACTTTATGAGCGCATTGCCCCGGCCGTGGAGTTCGAAATCCTGAAAGACAAGTTCCGGTAA